Proteins encoded in a region of the Populus nigra chromosome 3, ddPopNigr1.1, whole genome shotgun sequence genome:
- the LOC133689049 gene encoding pentatricopeptide repeat-containing protein At1g77170, mitochondrial — MCMNFFHRRLLGLSKPHAFKHLHYSLAPKPTHFDSQFPTKQPPSSHHSNQDPSKTIATQLSNCTSLQELNQTYAHVIRTHVLDVCTAPFHWNNLIRCYTRLGAPNKALQIYVSMSLAGISPDNYTLPIVLKAACQCFSMELGRQLHSIAIRLGLELNEYCESGFISLYSKSGDFGDAYKVFEENLERKLGSWNAIIGGLCQGGRAKEVIEMFIEMRSCGFKPDDVTMVSVTSACGILGDLHLALQLHKYVFQAKSFVKPDMLMLNSLIDMYGKCGRMDLAYMVFSRMDQRNVSSWTSMIVGYAMHGRANEAIECFSCMRDAGVRPNHVTFIGVLSACGHGGQVQEGRHYFDMMRNDYGIMPQLQHYGCLVDLLGRAGLLKEAREIVEGMPMKANVVIWGCLLSACEKYSNVQMGEWVAKHLLDLEPWNDGVYVVLSNIYASRGLWLEVERVRLIMKQRTLAKIPAYSLATTSN; from the coding sequence ATGTGCATGAACTTCTTTCACCGTCGCCTACTCGGCCTTAGTAAACCCCATGCATTCAAACATCTCCATTACAGTCTTGCTCCAAAACCCACGCATTTTGACTCTCAGTTTCCAACAAAGCAACCACCATCTTCACATCATTCAAACCAAGACCCATCTAAAACTATAGCAACCCAATTATCTAACTGCACCAGTTTACAAGAATTGAACCAAACTTATGCCCATGTTATCCGCACCCACGTTCTAGACGTTTGCACTGCCCCATTTCATTGGAACAACTTAATAAGATGTTATACTAGACTTGGTGCTCCTAACAAAGCGCTACAAATCTATGTATCCATGTCCCTTGCTGGCATCTCCCCTGATAATTATACGCTTCCTATTGTCTTGAAAGCCGCATGCCAGTGTTTTTCTATGGAGCTTGGTAGGCAGCTTCATTCCATTGCGATAAGGCTTGGCCTTGAGTTGAACGAATATTGTGAGAGTGGTTTCATTAGTTTGTACTCAAAATCTGGAGATTTTGGGGATGCATATAAAGTGTTTGAGGAAAATCTTGAGAGAAAGTTGGGTTCTTGGAATGCTATTATTGGAGGTCTTTGTCAAGGTGGGCGTGCAAAGGAAGTAATCGAGATGTTTATCGAGATGAGAAGTTGCGGGTTCAAGCCCGATGATGTGACCATGGTTAGTGTGACTTCAGCTTGTGGGATATTAGGGGATTTGCACTTGGCCCTTCAATTGCACAAGTATGTTTTTCAGGCCAAAAGTTTTGTAAAACCTGATATGTTGATGTTGAATTCACTCATTGACATGTATGGGAAGTGTGGTAGAATGGACTTGGCTTATATGGTATTTTCAAGGATGGACCAAAGAAACGTGTCATCTTGGACTTCGATGATAGTCGGTTATGCGATGCATGGGCGAGCCAATGAAGCTATTGAATGTTTTAGTTGCATGAGAGATGCCGGTGTGAGGCCTAACCATGTGACTTTTATTGGGGTACTAAGTGCATGTGGGCATGGTGGTCAGGTGCAAGAGGGAAgacattattttgatatgatgagGAATGATTATGGAATAATGCCCCAATTGCAGCATTATGGTTGCCTGGTGGATCTGCTTGGCCGAGCAGGGTTGCTGAAAGAAGCTAGGGAGATTGTTGAGGGGATGCCAATGAAGGCAAATGTGGTAATATGGGGGTGTTTGTTGAGCGCCTGTGAGAAATATTCAAATGTGCAGATGGGAGAGTGGGTGGCAAAGCATTTACTAGACTTGGAACCTTGGAATGATGGGGTGTATGTGGTTTTATCCAATATATATGCTAGCAGAGGCTTGTGGCTAGAGGTTGAGAGAGTTAGATTGATCATGAAGCAGCGAACGCTAGCTAAAATCCCTGCTTATAGTTTGGCAACAACTTCGAATTGA